In Camelus bactrianus isolate YW-2024 breed Bactrian camel chromosome 34, ASM4877302v1, whole genome shotgun sequence, one genomic interval encodes:
- the LOC141575885 gene encoding uncharacterized protein LOC141575885, with protein sequence MLLHAPKKTSLRFSAPSAPSPASRRGRGGTGRPPAAPRAAAAAAAAAAAGTARGTERGAQPEAAAPDAPRRARPRRSESRSCRLPGRFPVPFRSFLSNTFAPPPPSSAPPSASPPRSARRCDRPRRPARAGARTAPRSPRGNFWTRWWCPLGEGEEGSPGRRGRGQSGGGGRGRSRAGPRRRRGRHCHPGSCGARGPNAGRRSRDRGSPEPGSGRGRAALERLELGRLSPTFVEDLEKANSSKKYDLGADCLWTTYYKTTWIWSHFCISLAKMVSQPLKVWALLPRQSSLLKRVFPALAISANPSFICSAQKPWGGF encoded by the exons AtgctgcttcatgctccgaagaaGACGTCCCTCCGCTTCTCGGCGCCCTCGGCGCCCTCTCCAGCGAGCCGCCGCGGCAGAGGCGGAACGGGGCGCCCGCCTGCAGCTCCcagagcggcggcggcggcggcggcggcggcggcggcgggcacGGCCCGAGGGACAGAGCGTGGGGCTCAGCCTGAAGCCGCAGCTCCGGACGCCCCGCGACGTGCGCGGCCCAGACGCTCCGAGAGCCGCAGCTGCCGCCTCCCCGGCAGGTTTCCTGTTCCTTTCAGAAGTTTTCTTTCCAACACctttgctcctcctcctccctcctccgctCCCCCTTCCGCGTCCCCTCCCCGCTCCGCGCGCCGCTGCGATCGTCCCCGCCGCCCGGCCCGAGCGGGCGCTCGCACAGCCCCTCGGTCCCCTCGGGGGAATTTTTGGACCAGGTGGTGGTGCCCATTGGGCgaaggggaggaaggcagcccGGGACGACGGGGCAGAGGCCAATCAGGCGGCGGCGGCCGTGGGCGGAGCCGGGCCGGGCCGAGGCGACGCCGAGGGAGACACTGCCACCCGGGAAGCTGCGGCGCGCGGGGACCGAACGCCGGGAGGCGCTCGAGGGACCGCGGGAGCCCCGAGCCGGGAAGCGGGCGCGGCAGGGCCGCCCTGGAGAGGCTAGAATTGGG AAGACTTTCTCCCACCTTTGTGGAAGACCTGGAGAAGGCAAACTCATCAAAGAAGTACGACCTAG GTGCAGACTGTCTCTGGACAACATACTACAAAACAA CCTGGATCTGGTCACACTTCTGCATTAGCTTGGCCAAGATGGTCAGCCAACCACTAAAGGTTTGGGCTCTCCTTCCAAGGCAGTCAAGCCTCCTTAAAAGGGTCTTCCCAGCCTTAGCTATTAGTGCAAATCCATCCTTCATTTGCTCAGCTCAGAAACCTTGGGGTGGTTTCTGA